Proteins from a single region of Kitasatospora sp. NBC_00240:
- a CDS encoding arylsulfatase codes for MTQASWSEYKPGQTFPGVIGRTTDESTPAWPQPVRAVPGAPNVVFIVLDDTGFGQFGCYGSPIETPNLDTLAAGGLLYSNMHTTALCSPSRSCIVTGRNHHANGMAAITELATGFPGYDGQIPFENGFLSEMLLQHGYNTYMVGKWHLMPSEQESAAGPYDRWPLGRGFERFYGFLGGDSSQWHPDLVYDNHQVEPPATPEEGYHLTEDLAERAMSFIADAKQVAPDKPFFLNFCPGATHAPHHVPKEWADRYRGRFDDGWDAYRTHTFDRQKQLGIVPPDAVLSPHDPDVPAWESLTPDARRLATRMMEVYAGFLSHTDHQIGRLLDFLKETGEFHNTLVMVVSDNGASAEGGAAGTTNELQFFNNAPETIEESLARIEEIGGPETFNHYPWGWTWAGNTPFRRWKRETYRGGVSDPFLVHWPAGIQARGEIRHQFAHIIDMVPTVLDVLGIEAPATIRGVTQSPLHGVSFAHTFDDPAALTRHRTQYYEMLGHRAIDHDGWRAVCPWPGPSFAEAERPFGTPITMADLDDLDAHHWELYHVEEDVAETRNLAQENRSKLIEMIALWYVEAGRYNVLPIDGSVLERMMGERPQITEDRTSYTFRPGTQVLPAAVAPRVLNRPHSITADVEIPPGGAEGVLLCQGTNAGGWTLYVKDNRLRYAHNYVQRALHHVASGEVLPEGRHTLRFEFEPTGAPDIAHGKGSPGLAQLYVDGRLVGEMEMPYTTPVAFNPGGMSCGANPGSAVTADYRAPFRFTGTLHSVTVDMSGDLIVDAPSEMRMHMARQ; via the coding sequence ATGACGCAGGCATCGTGGAGCGAGTACAAGCCGGGGCAGACGTTCCCGGGGGTGATCGGGCGGACGACGGACGAGTCGACTCCGGCATGGCCGCAGCCGGTGCGGGCGGTGCCGGGTGCGCCGAACGTGGTGTTCATCGTGCTGGACGACACCGGGTTCGGGCAGTTCGGGTGTTACGGCAGCCCGATCGAGACACCGAACCTGGATACGCTGGCGGCGGGCGGCCTGCTGTACTCCAACATGCACACCACCGCGCTGTGCTCGCCGTCGCGCTCCTGCATCGTGACCGGCCGCAACCACCACGCCAACGGGATGGCGGCGATCACCGAGCTCGCCACCGGCTTCCCCGGCTACGACGGGCAGATCCCGTTCGAGAACGGGTTCCTGTCCGAGATGCTGCTGCAGCACGGCTACAACACGTACATGGTCGGCAAGTGGCACCTGATGCCGTCCGAGCAGGAGTCGGCTGCCGGGCCCTACGACCGGTGGCCGCTGGGGCGGGGCTTCGAACGCTTCTACGGCTTCCTCGGCGGCGACTCCAGCCAGTGGCACCCGGACCTGGTGTACGACAACCACCAGGTCGAGCCGCCGGCCACGCCGGAGGAGGGCTACCACCTCACCGAGGACCTGGCCGAGCGGGCGATGTCCTTCATCGCGGACGCCAAGCAGGTCGCCCCGGACAAGCCGTTCTTCCTGAACTTCTGCCCCGGCGCGACGCACGCCCCGCACCATGTCCCGAAGGAGTGGGCGGACCGGTACCGGGGCCGGTTCGACGACGGCTGGGACGCCTACCGTACCCACACCTTCGACCGGCAGAAGCAGCTCGGCATCGTTCCCCCGGACGCCGTACTGTCCCCGCACGACCCGGACGTGCCTGCCTGGGAGTCGCTGACGCCCGACGCACGGCGCCTGGCCACGCGGATGATGGAGGTCTACGCCGGCTTCCTGTCGCACACCGACCACCAGATCGGACGGCTGCTGGACTTCCTCAAGGAGACCGGCGAGTTCCACAACACCCTGGTCATGGTGGTCTCCGACAACGGCGCGAGCGCCGAGGGCGGGGCCGCCGGCACCACCAACGAGCTGCAGTTCTTCAACAACGCGCCCGAGACGATCGAAGAGAGTCTGGCGCGGATCGAGGAGATCGGCGGCCCGGAGACCTTCAACCACTACCCGTGGGGCTGGACCTGGGCGGGCAACACCCCGTTCCGCCGGTGGAAGCGGGAGACCTACCGCGGCGGCGTCAGCGACCCCTTCCTGGTCCACTGGCCCGCGGGCATCCAGGCCCGCGGCGAGATCCGCCACCAGTTCGCGCACATCATCGACATGGTCCCCACCGTCCTGGACGTGCTCGGCATCGAGGCGCCCGCCACCATCCGAGGCGTCACCCAGTCGCCCCTGCACGGGGTCAGCTTCGCCCACACCTTCGACGATCCCGCCGCCTTGACCCGCCACCGCACCCAGTACTACGAGATGCTCGGCCATCGGGCCATCGACCACGACGGCTGGCGCGCCGTCTGCCCCTGGCCCGGCCCCTCCTTCGCCGAGGCCGAGCGCCCGTTCGGCACCCCGATCACCATGGCGGACCTGGACGACCTCGACGCCCACCACTGGGAGCTCTACCACGTCGAGGAGGACGTCGCCGAGACCCGCAACCTCGCCCAGGAGAACCGCAGCAAGCTGATCGAGATGATCGCCCTGTGGTACGTCGAGGCGGGCCGGTACAACGTGCTGCCCATCGACGGCAGCGTCCTTGAGCGGATGATGGGCGAGCGCCCGCAGATCACCGAGGACCGCACCAGCTACACCTTCCGGCCAGGCACCCAGGTCCTGCCGGCCGCCGTCGCCCCCCGCGTCCTCAACCGCCCGCACAGCATCACCGCCGACGTCGAGATCCCACCCGGCGGCGCCGAGGGCGTCCTGCTGTGCCAGGGCACCAACGCCGGCGGCTGGACCCTGTACGTCAAGGACAACCGCCTGCGCTACGCCCACAACTACGTGCAACGCGCTCTGCACCACGTGGCCTCCGGCGAGGTGCTCCCCGAGGGCCGGCACACGCTGCGCTTCGAGTTCGAGCCCACCGGCGCCCCGGACATCGCCCACGGCAAGGGCTCACCCGGCCTGGCGCAGCTCTACGTCGACGGGCGCCTGGTCGGCGAGATGGAGATGCCGTACACCACGCCGGTCGCGTTCAATCCGGGCGGCATGAGCTGCGGAGCGAACCCTGGATCGGCCGTCACCGCCGACTACCGGGCGCCGTTCCGCTTCACCGGCACGCTGCACAGTGTCACCGTCGACATGTCCGGCGACCTGATCGTCGACGCCCCCAGCGAGATGCGCATGCACATGGCCCGCCAGTAG
- a CDS encoding SDR family NAD(P)-dependent oxidoreductase → MTTTQPTAATPRPSDTAHRPTTLVTGASAGIGRAFARRLAASGHRVIAVARNEERLQALTAELGPAHDYLAADLGDPDGLHNAARLLADRRVHLLVNNVGTATTGPFATTPLTHAHEMLRLNCEALVTLSHAFLAQARPGDALLNVSSTLAHTPLPDLAVYSATKAFVTAFSEALWSEHRASGIHVLALCPGMTATESQSHDDAPAALVQTPEQVVDTALRALRRRSRPTVVPGTANRLLLAAARILPRHRTLTALART, encoded by the coding sequence ATGACCACCACCCAGCCGACCGCCGCGACACCCCGGCCCTCCGACACCGCCCACCGCCCCACCACCCTGGTCACCGGAGCCAGCGCCGGCATCGGCCGCGCCTTCGCCCGCCGCCTGGCCGCGAGCGGCCACCGGGTGATCGCCGTCGCCCGGAACGAGGAGCGACTCCAAGCCCTGACGGCCGAACTCGGCCCCGCCCACGACTACCTGGCCGCCGACCTCGGCGACCCCGACGGCCTCCACAACGCCGCCCGACTCCTCGCCGACCGACGCGTCCACCTCCTGGTCAACAACGTGGGAACCGCCACCACCGGCCCCTTCGCCACGACCCCACTCACCCACGCCCACGAGATGCTGCGCCTCAACTGCGAGGCCCTCGTCACCCTCTCCCACGCCTTCCTCGCCCAGGCCCGCCCCGGCGATGCCCTGCTGAACGTCTCCTCCACCCTTGCCCACACCCCGCTGCCGGACCTCGCCGTCTACAGCGCCACCAAGGCGTTCGTCACCGCCTTCTCCGAGGCGCTCTGGTCCGAGCACCGGGCATCCGGCATCCACGTCCTCGCGCTCTGCCCGGGCATGACCGCCACCGAGTCGCAGTCGCACGACGACGCACCGGCCGCCCTGGTGCAGACCCCCGAACAGGTCGTCGACACCGCCCTACGCGCCCTGCGCCGCCGCAGCCGCCCCACGGTCGTGCCCGGCACGGCCAACCGCCTGCTCCTCGCCGCCGCCCGCATCCTCCCCCGCCACCGCACCCTCACCGCCCTCGCCCGCACCTGA
- a CDS encoding MFS transporter has translation MVGRRGLGRQFGWLWAAYGVSTFGTWLAFDAFALIAILVLDAGPTQVSVLAATGLAVGAAVAVPLGPWVEFRRKRPVMVAMDLTRFVALMSVPAAYALGLLGFVQLLVVSVVVGAAGIAFSAASGAYLKALVRPEDLLVANGRFESTTWTATVLGPPVGTAAIGLFGPAMTVVADAVSYLLSAAGIRAIGGSEPRPVRTGVQGARLRPGDLLEGWRYVLTHPALRPLFFNTVLVNGLILATSPLLAVLMLGDLGFAPWQYGLAFGLPCVGGTIGSRLARRLVARFGRHKVMLTTGALRACWSLGLAFIRPGVAGLVLVIAVEFGLITCMGVFNPVFATYRLEQVPTDRIARTLSAWSVTSKLTIAALTALWGLLAGITGPRTAIAIAGLLILITPFLLPRHDHALHHEGDLIRSKT, from the coding sequence ATGGTGGGCAGGAGAGGGTTGGGCCGGCAGTTCGGGTGGCTGTGGGCGGCGTATGGGGTCAGTACGTTCGGCACGTGGCTCGCGTTCGACGCGTTCGCTCTGATCGCGATCCTCGTGCTGGACGCCGGGCCGACCCAGGTGTCGGTGCTGGCGGCCACGGGGCTTGCGGTGGGGGCCGCGGTGGCGGTGCCGCTCGGGCCGTGGGTGGAGTTCCGCCGCAAGCGGCCGGTGATGGTCGCGATGGACCTGACCCGGTTCGTGGCACTGATGAGCGTCCCTGCCGCGTACGCACTCGGTCTGCTCGGTTTCGTCCAGCTCCTGGTTGTTTCCGTCGTCGTCGGTGCGGCCGGTATCGCCTTCAGTGCGGCCAGTGGCGCGTATCTGAAGGCGCTCGTGCGGCCGGAGGACCTGCTCGTCGCGAACGGGCGATTCGAGTCCACCACCTGGACCGCCACCGTGCTCGGACCGCCGGTCGGCACGGCCGCGATCGGGCTGTTCGGACCGGCGATGACCGTGGTGGCCGATGCGGTCAGCTATCTGCTCTCAGCCGCGGGAATCCGTGCGATCGGCGGCAGCGAGCCGCGCCCCGTACGTACCGGCGTGCAGGGGGCGCGGCTCCGGCCCGGCGACCTGCTCGAAGGGTGGCGGTACGTCCTGACCCACCCGGCCCTGCGCCCCCTGTTCTTCAACACGGTCCTGGTCAACGGCCTGATCCTGGCAACCTCGCCGCTGCTCGCCGTCCTCATGCTCGGCGACCTCGGGTTCGCCCCCTGGCAGTACGGCCTCGCGTTCGGCCTGCCCTGTGTCGGCGGCACCATCGGCTCACGGCTGGCCCGCCGACTCGTCGCACGGTTCGGACGGCACAAGGTCATGCTCACCACCGGGGCACTGCGCGCGTGCTGGTCGCTCGGGCTGGCCTTCATCCGGCCCGGCGTGGCCGGGCTCGTGCTCGTCATCGCGGTCGAGTTCGGACTGATCACCTGCATGGGCGTGTTCAACCCGGTGTTCGCCACCTACCGGCTCGAGCAAGTCCCGACGGACCGGATCGCCCGCACCCTGTCAGCGTGGTCGGTCACCAGCAAACTCACCATCGCAGCCCTAACCGCGCTATGGGGTCTGCTGGCCGGCATCACCGGCCCCCGCACCGCGATCGCCATCGCCGGTCTTCTCATCCTGATCACCCCCTTCCTGCTTCCCCGGCACGACCACGCGCTGCACCACGAGGGAGATCTGATCCGGAGTAAAACGTGA
- a CDS encoding STAS domain-containing protein, whose amino-acid sequence MTTHPPLFSVRLRPGGGDPVLEAVGELDQYTGGLLDAAVDGALDAVPAAGELVLDMAGVRFCDSGGLNAVLRAHLRAQAAGAVLHVVAPTARVVALFGRTGVNRVLRVSPHAPASTGPGQVHPSC is encoded by the coding sequence ATGACTACGCATCCGCCCCTGTTCAGTGTGCGGTTGCGGCCGGGAGGGGGTGATCCGGTGCTGGAGGCGGTGGGGGAGTTGGACCAGTACACCGGTGGGCTTTTGGATGCGGCGGTGGACGGCGCGCTGGACGCCGTCCCGGCGGCGGGGGAGCTGGTGTTGGACATGGCCGGGGTGAGGTTCTGCGACTCCGGTGGCCTCAACGCTGTCCTCCGCGCTCACCTGCGGGCCCAGGCAGCAGGTGCGGTGCTCCACGTGGTGGCGCCGACCGCCCGGGTGGTGGCCCTGTTCGGGCGCACCGGGGTGAACCGGGTCCTGCGGGTCAGCCCCCACGCGCCGGCTTCCACCGGACCCGGGCAGGTTCACCCGTCCTGTTGA
- a CDS encoding barstar family protein — MRIADHAGWDRGFPVKYLLVQEDEDGVEQLWGRCAGVEGLFVDPVPPPREILTLRGCSPDGLLGDVLAEPDVSLRGLGDVCVEVWDDEQPVQWWTLVDAVMVAHQPHPGDPARYDIVLGAGVRNEESFFELPATPRFELFAGTTVAGASAGRCSAVDGLFKSRADPTPVPMELIGCEATEPLLVGTQRPRRWTRGWADLLVLDRHGAVMASRTVGLAITGARPSVLGDGLEDITLTDGGADRPSPAARPIWAQWYQGPPAAPNMWAPYDSQGRAAWLDLTTRAWRVPAPRPDRSGGEYHLDGRFVTDVTGLHCAIAEALLGPGRYFGREWNAFKDCLCGGFGVAPPFTLTWHDSEIARRALADVVEDPEGQLSYFEEIVQLLERRGVTVVLR, encoded by the coding sequence GTGCGCATCGCAGATCACGCCGGGTGGGACCGGGGCTTCCCGGTGAAGTACCTCCTGGTCCAGGAAGACGAAGACGGCGTGGAACAGCTCTGGGGGAGGTGCGCGGGCGTCGAAGGGCTGTTCGTCGACCCAGTCCCGCCGCCACGGGAGATCCTCACCCTGCGCGGATGCAGTCCCGACGGCCTCCTGGGCGATGTCCTGGCCGAGCCCGACGTCTCGTTGCGGGGTCTGGGCGACGTGTGCGTCGAGGTCTGGGACGACGAGCAGCCCGTGCAGTGGTGGACTCTCGTCGATGCGGTCATGGTGGCCCATCAGCCCCACCCCGGCGACCCGGCGCGGTACGACATCGTGCTCGGCGCCGGCGTCAGGAACGAGGAGAGCTTCTTCGAACTGCCTGCGACACCACGCTTCGAGCTATTCGCGGGAACGACGGTCGCTGGTGCGAGTGCAGGCCGGTGCTCCGCCGTGGACGGCCTGTTCAAGTCGCGAGCGGACCCGACCCCCGTCCCGATGGAGCTGATCGGCTGCGAGGCTACGGAGCCACTGCTCGTAGGGACTCAGCGACCACGCCGGTGGACACGGGGCTGGGCCGATCTCCTGGTGCTGGATCGCCATGGCGCCGTGATGGCCTCGCGCACCGTGGGCCTGGCCATCACCGGAGCGCGCCCGTCTGTGCTCGGCGATGGGCTGGAAGACATCACCCTCACCGATGGCGGCGCCGACCGACCATCGCCGGCGGCCCGCCCGATCTGGGCGCAGTGGTATCAGGGCCCGCCGGCAGCACCCAACATGTGGGCGCCGTACGACTCGCAGGGCAGGGCCGCTTGGCTCGACCTCACCACCCGTGCCTGGCGGGTGCCCGCGCCCCGACCGGACCGCTCCGGCGGCGAGTACCACCTCGACGGCCGGTTCGTCACGGACGTCACCGGGCTTCACTGCGCGATCGCCGAGGCATTGCTCGGACCTGGCCGCTACTTCGGCCGGGAGTGGAACGCCTTCAAGGACTGCCTGTGCGGGGGATTCGGAGTGGCCCCGCCCTTCACCTTGACCTGGCATGACTCCGAGATCGCACGCCGCGCACTGGCGGACGTTGTGGAGGATCCGGAGGGTCAGCTCTCCTACTTCGAGGAGATCGTGCAACTTCTCGAACGGCGCGGCGTCACGGTCGTACTCCGGTAG
- a CDS encoding DUF5994 family protein: protein MNVTLDRETTTPRTPPAPLRLSLTPDDATAGRLDGAWWPRSHDLLTELPSLAKELDNRWGRVTRVTLNPAHWPSIPPRIPVAGHVVHAGWFQQEQDPNEIMVRSYAPGRLDLLVVPPHTGPTEAANLMATAADPANTLTASDLLATRPTEHIVRGTN from the coding sequence ATGAACGTGACCCTCGACCGTGAGACGACCACGCCACGGACACCACCAGCACCACTGCGTCTGTCCCTCACACCCGACGACGCCACCGCAGGCCGGCTCGACGGCGCCTGGTGGCCCCGCTCGCACGACCTCCTCACCGAACTCCCCTCCCTCGCGAAGGAACTGGACAACCGTTGGGGCCGGGTCACCCGCGTCACCCTGAATCCCGCGCACTGGCCCAGCATTCCCCCACGGATCCCGGTCGCCGGACACGTCGTCCACGCCGGCTGGTTCCAGCAGGAACAGGATCCCAACGAGATCATGGTGCGCTCCTACGCACCGGGTCGCCTCGACCTGCTGGTGGTCCCCCCGCACACCGGCCCGACCGAGGCCGCGAACCTGATGGCCACCGCAGCCGACCCCGCGAACACCCTCACCGCCAGCGACCTGCTGGCAACCCGGCCGACGGAGCACATCGTGCGAGGGACGAACTGA
- a CDS encoding SgcJ/EcaC family oxidoreductase — protein sequence MTADHHTTAPRASDAAAIRALLERGAAAWADGDGTAYGACFTEDATDVTYVGTVYRGGEEIGRAHQALFDSFLKGTRLILDITDLRFYGTDAAVVVTRGDVRKGGTPEQDGKQGKFRKLATYTVVREADGPWRIAAVQKTQRKPLMEAASFRFQPATRPAAN from the coding sequence ATGACCGCCGACCACCACACCACCGCCCCCCGCGCGTCCGACGCCGCCGCGATCCGCGCCCTGCTGGAGCGCGGCGCCGCAGCCTGGGCCGACGGCGACGGCACCGCGTACGGCGCCTGCTTCACCGAGGACGCCACCGACGTCACCTACGTCGGCACCGTCTACCGCGGCGGCGAGGAGATCGGCCGCGCTCACCAGGCCCTGTTCGACAGCTTCCTCAAGGGCACCCGGCTGATCCTCGACATCACGGACCTGCGCTTCTACGGCACCGACGCGGCCGTGGTCGTCACCCGCGGCGACGTCCGCAAGGGCGGCACCCCGGAGCAGGACGGCAAGCAGGGCAAGTTCCGCAAGCTCGCCACGTACACGGTGGTGCGCGAGGCCGACGGCCCGTGGCGGATCGCCGCCGTCCAGAAGACCCAGCGCAAGCCCCTGATGGAGGCCGCCTCCTTCCGCTTCCAGCCGGCCACCCGACCCGCCGCGAACTGA
- a CDS encoding LysR family transcriptional regulator, translating to MDLDTVRTFVAAADAGQFQEAAAELAVTQQAVSKRIATLERNLGVRLFTRTARGAELTIDGQAFLPHARELLRVAERAVASVHSASRPLRVDVINSRGAASGLMRGFHRAHPEIDLDVLMLFDIETAVTAIRSGAIDASFRAVAVPGRPLPEDIESVRVLDEPLQLLTGPAHALAGARSVPVAQLAGHRIWMPGIVPGTEWAAYYDDLVAEFGLTIEATGPNFGSDALLDTVADTPALATFMGEQTRLVWPAGLDLRRIPVTDPTPVYPHSLIWRRDNPHPALTALRNYLGSTQPHRPDSETWTPTWTQRQAAPRQPSATTS from the coding sequence ATGGACCTCGACACCGTCCGGACCTTCGTCGCCGCCGCCGACGCGGGGCAGTTCCAGGAAGCCGCCGCCGAGCTGGCGGTCACCCAGCAGGCCGTCTCCAAACGCATCGCCACGCTGGAGCGCAACCTCGGCGTGCGGCTGTTCACCCGCACCGCGCGCGGCGCCGAGCTCACCATCGACGGGCAGGCGTTCCTGCCCCACGCTCGCGAGCTGCTGCGTGTCGCCGAGCGCGCGGTCGCGTCCGTGCACTCGGCCAGCCGTCCGCTGCGCGTCGACGTGATCAACTCGCGCGGCGCGGCGTCGGGCCTGATGCGCGGCTTCCACCGCGCGCACCCCGAGATCGACCTCGACGTGCTGATGCTGTTCGACATCGAGACGGCCGTCACCGCCATCCGCTCCGGTGCGATCGACGCGTCCTTCCGCGCCGTCGCCGTACCCGGCCGGCCCCTTCCCGAGGACATCGAGTCGGTCCGGGTGCTCGACGAGCCGCTCCAGCTCCTCACCGGCCCCGCCCACGCGCTGGCGGGCGCCCGGTCGGTGCCCGTCGCTCAGCTCGCCGGGCACCGGATCTGGATGCCCGGCATCGTTCCCGGTACCGAGTGGGCCGCCTACTACGACGACCTCGTCGCCGAGTTCGGCCTCACCATCGAAGCGACCGGCCCCAACTTCGGTTCCGACGCGCTCCTCGACACCGTCGCCGACACCCCGGCCCTGGCCACCTTCATGGGCGAGCAGACCCGCCTCGTCTGGCCCGCCGGCCTCGACCTGCGCCGCATCCCGGTGACCGACCCGACGCCCGTCTACCCGCACTCACTGATCTGGCGCCGCGACAACCCACACCCCGCACTCACCGCACTCCGCAACTACCTCGGCTCCACACAGCCCCACCGCCCCGACAGCGAGACTTGGACACCCACATGGACACAGCGGCAAGCAGCACCGCGTCAACCATCGGCAACGACCTCGTGA
- a CDS encoding SgcJ/EcaC family oxidoreductase, translated as MSTVTTTEATDPTDLKSAPTSTGNVGRTNRRRTVKRALGITALTLAVAAAGGYFWLDATSDVRNLGQADCAAVTPAVTATPAGTPTTDDHRAVCDTIRALTDAWGRGDATTYGEQFTVDATYTTYVGTHYQGRRDIADAHRALFDGFVKDTKLADSFLGIRFYGPDAAVVTSRGDTYKGGTPKKPSELTKTQSYTLVRQSDHSWRIAAFHNTQRQNVMERLSFLWDSATMPEAEK; from the coding sequence ATGAGCACCGTCACCACCACCGAGGCGACCGACCCGACGGACCTGAAGAGCGCCCCGACGAGCACCGGGAACGTCGGGCGCACCAACCGTCGGCGCACCGTCAAGCGCGCCCTCGGCATCACCGCCCTCACCCTCGCCGTCGCCGCGGCCGGCGGGTACTTCTGGCTGGACGCCACGTCCGACGTCCGCAACCTCGGCCAGGCCGACTGCGCCGCCGTCACCCCCGCCGTCACCGCCACCCCGGCCGGCACGCCCACCACCGACGATCACCGTGCCGTCTGCGACACCATCCGCGCTCTCACCGACGCCTGGGGCCGGGGCGACGCCACCACGTACGGCGAGCAGTTCACCGTCGACGCCACCTACACCACCTACGTCGGCACCCACTACCAGGGCCGCCGCGACATCGCCGACGCCCACCGCGCCCTGTTCGACGGATTCGTCAAGGACACCAAGCTCGCCGACTCCTTCCTCGGCATCCGCTTCTACGGGCCGGACGCCGCCGTCGTCACCAGCCGCGGCGACACCTACAAGGGCGGTACGCCCAAGAAGCCGTCCGAGCTGACCAAGACGCAGTCCTACACGCTGGTCCGCCAGAGCGACCACAGCTGGCGCATCGCCGCCTTCCACAACACCCAGCGCCAGAACGTGATGGAGCGGCTCTCCTTCCTCTGGGACTCGGCGACCATGCCCGAGGCCGAGAAGTGA
- a CDS encoding MarR family transcriptional regulator — protein MPSDASEVYRRYLSAVMLHGHASAKACELGATDLYALNILQLTGPMTPGELGTRTGLTTGPTTRLVDRLEQAGYVRRAPDPGDRRKVIVEPIGKPADLDRVMAPARQRIGELLRGYSPEQLEVLFDYFARATDAYHEAAEQLRTHNAD, from the coding sequence GTGCCATCCGATGCGAGTGAGGTCTACCGCCGGTACCTGAGCGCCGTGATGCTGCACGGCCATGCCAGCGCCAAGGCCTGCGAGCTCGGCGCCACCGACCTCTACGCGCTGAACATCCTTCAACTGACCGGCCCGATGACCCCCGGCGAGCTCGGCACCCGCACCGGCCTCACCACCGGGCCGACCACCCGCCTCGTCGACCGCCTCGAACAGGCCGGCTACGTGCGCCGGGCCCCGGACCCCGGAGACCGCCGCAAGGTGATCGTCGAACCGATCGGCAAGCCCGCCGACCTCGACCGGGTCATGGCCCCGGCCCGGCAGCGGATCGGCGAACTCCTCAGGGGCTACTCGCCCGAGCAGCTCGAAGTCCTCTTCGACTACTTCGCCCGCGCCACCGACGCCTACCACGAAGCCGCCGAGCAGCTGCGCACCCACAACGCCGACTGA
- a CDS encoding MerR family transcriptional regulator, whose protein sequence is MGRAAEMTGTTAAFLRALGEQGLITPLRSDGGHRRFSRYQLRIAMRARDLVDQGTPIEAACRIVILEDQLEDALRINEQLRHDAGDPLPTADT, encoded by the coding sequence ATGGGCCGCGCCGCCGAGATGACCGGCACCACCGCCGCCTTCCTGCGCGCCCTCGGCGAACAGGGCCTCATCACCCCCCTGCGCTCCGACGGGGGCCACCGCCGCTTCTCCCGCTACCAACTGCGGATCGCGATGCGCGCCCGCGACCTCGTCGACCAGGGCACCCCGATCGAGGCCGCCTGCCGCATCGTCATCCTCGAGGACCAACTCGAAGACGCCCTGCGCATCAACGAGCAACTACGCCACGACGCCGGCGACCCGCTCCCGACCGCGGACACCTGA
- a CDS encoding CBS domain-containing protein — protein sequence MTTYQPLPAGSVNTLHDVPVRDIVPVAAIDDRATVQDRMSLPDLQISDDVLVDTASDILRSAHVGHILVRGHDGRCTGLLTSAQLGPYRRATYAGGTSVNDIVHDRGPFAHTSMPASTAQTAMRTRALEAWPVVDHDGYSVGLLARERV from the coding sequence ATGACCACCTACCAGCCGCTCCCGGCCGGATCCGTCAACACGCTGCACGACGTGCCGGTCCGCGACATCGTCCCGGTCGCCGCGATCGACGACCGCGCCACGGTCCAGGACCGCATGAGCCTGCCGGACCTGCAGATCAGTGACGACGTCCTCGTCGACACCGCCAGCGACATCCTCCGCAGCGCCCACGTGGGCCACATACTCGTTCGCGGACACGACGGCCGCTGCACCGGCCTGCTCACCAGTGCACAGCTCGGCCCCTACCGCCGGGCGACCTACGCCGGCGGGACCTCGGTGAACGACATCGTCCACGACCGCGGCCCGTTCGCGCACACGTCCATGCCGGCCAGCACCGCCCAGACCGCCATGCGCACCCGCGCCCTGGAAGCCTGGCCGGTCGTCGACCACGACGGCTACAGCGTCGGTCTCCTCGCCCGGGAGCGGGTCTGA
- a CDS encoding STAS domain-containing protein, with the protein MSHPTDFTTALHGTTAGPIVQAVGELDLDAATTLHAALRRALAVDLSAVVLVIDLAGVTFCDFCGLGALLRARIETERSGVTFHLARPTHAVARLLELTGADHVLIVERHEPAVPHPHAV; encoded by the coding sequence GTGAGCCACCCCACCGACTTCACGACGGCCCTGCACGGCACCACAGCCGGCCCGATCGTCCAGGCCGTCGGCGAACTCGACCTCGACGCCGCCACCACCCTCCACGCCGCGCTGCGCCGCGCTCTCGCCGTCGACCTGTCGGCCGTCGTCCTGGTCATCGACCTGGCGGGCGTCACGTTCTGCGACTTCTGCGGCCTGGGCGCCCTGCTGCGCGCCCGCATCGAGACCGAGCGGTCGGGCGTGACCTTCCACCTGGCCCGTCCCACCCACGCCGTGGCGAGGCTGCTGGAGCTCACCGGCGCCGACCACGTCCTCATCGTCGAGCGGCACGAGCCCGCCGTCCCGCACCCCCACGCAGTCTGA